Proteins from one Aspergillus nidulans FGSC A4 chromosome VIII genomic window:
- a CDS encoding uncharacterized protein (transcript_id=CADANIAT00001217), producing MTRVPRRSVSVLARRSPGLIARRKARKHKVILESVTQEKKRLRSVISFEAKAPPGYTFISAGDPFFTTTCKERCRKDGLKVYAVSTTPHLHTHGLSQHVHRIGYHFPSAVVADVCINHGLYLTETGKAVAPHSIRGHEASRKITDSDSQITINTEARDVLKDLFPNIPDNDLNQIIKTAFQKGQRKVGTAVELPLARRAQLAVVAHIRHIYTDYDRLLKTTSFHEARAAVEQPTLAKLVEWRGDDENGKTVLEDVFREVIVISDDDDSDNEGEAQQVHGRETSVEIISSNPVIEELQMRPIHQGSRTVRDAQVENSEDEAAPGFRFVPEAPKKIRADRRGFSRYQAWDRAINRYRNMASGAGRHPTPYSATGEPSQETLGLGREALSRRPIHPRHSSVAPIAPSNQMAVAKNLSRPPLNTVAEHCFQREPYPNNSAVLTLDEPYEMHPLDRMPERRRDVLAPFIPPFPLERAPKPEPMRHCFHKPDLPNGPVFVSGPKESLERNGNGLRLPPRSQVHLQNRNVNPQDHVLPSIENPLPVEIKRPNSGHIEHLTKRMSGAFTFRSVTPHRQVHHDLPSRTFQEPVGQDHISKRRRLAYHEPTLVEKPLSPNGPPLSTHPGTRYARPFVQSGPHVRRPFVSPTEARRIAQHEPSIGRDSFSTTARFDREQHTLAHPGSIKAYDGQQSSYNHLVNTQAAYDRSPVQARTASDTRYTAAGSNGYDRNLQPYLSDLPEHRVSHNIKVHDDAEMRTLATTGTWLEPVWRGNHPMLPKPGEENHRTHADGFFRAVGHGDPGTSGYRPARPHYSRHMVQNLSQPVNARLHDVQRWRVPSDNLASMSPRGRPHIDFLGKTPPRQDPAISSQVPGHEDGRRIKTPPSFYQDRRQPKNTVVPSRYDQNKNPILIGT from the exons ATGACTCGAGTACCTCGAAGGTCTGTCTCGGTACTTGCCAGGCGGAGCCCAGGCTTGATTGCAAGACGAAAAGCGCGGAAGCATAAGGTGATTCTCGAATCCGTTACgcaagaaaagaagaggctCCGGAGTGTG ATATCCTTTGAAGCCAAAGCGCCTCCAGGTTATACATTCATATCGGCAGGCGATCCTTTCTTCACCACAACTTGCAAGGAGCGCTGTCGGAAAGATGGACTTAAAGTGTACGCGGTTTCT ACAACCCCCCATCTTCACACTCACGGCCTCTCGCAGCATGTCCATCGTATTGGTTATCATTTCCCAAGCGCTGTTGTTGCGGACGTGTGTATAAATCATGGTCTTTATCTCACAGAAACTGGGAAGGCTGTGGCACCCCACAGTATCAGGGGCCACGAGGCTAGTCGCAAAATCACTGACTCAGATTCTCAGATTACTATAAACACAGAAGCAAGGGATGTTCTCAAGGATCTTTTTCCAAATATTCCTGACAACGACCTCAACCAAATTATCAAAACCGCATTCCAAAAG GGTCAACGAAAAGTAGGTACAGCCGTCGAACTACCCCTCGCCCGCCGAGCACAGTTGGCGGTTGTCGCCCATATTCGGCACATCTATACAGATTATGATCGCCTCCTCAAAACTACTTCTTTCCATGAAGCAAGAGCAGCCGTGGAACAGCCAACTCTTGCCAAGCTAGTGGAATGGAggggtgatgatgaaaaTGGCAAAACGGTTCTTGAGGATGTGTTCCGGGAAGTTATCGTCATatcagatgatgacgatagtgACAATGAAGGAGAGGCACAGCAAGTTCATGGCCGAGAGACCAGCGTGGAAATCATTTCCAGCAATCCCGTTATTGAGGAACTCCAGATGAGACCTATACATCAGGGCAGCCGCACTGTCAGGGACGCACAAGTAGAGAATTCTGAAGACGAAGCCGCCCCAGGCTTTCGCTTCGTCCCAGAAGCTCCTAAAAAGATTAGGGCTGACCGTCGCGGATTCAGCAGGTATCAAGCTTGGGACCGTGCCATCAATAGGTACAGGAACATGGCCAGCGGTGCCGGTCGTCACCCAACCCCATATTCTGCTACTGGAGAGCCCTCGCAGGAAACCCTCGGACTTGGCAGGGAGGCGCTCTCACGCCGACCTATTCATCCGCGCCACTCGTCTGTTGCCCCAATTGCCCCATCTAATCAAATGGCAGTCGCTAAGAACCTGAGTCGGCCCCCGCTTAACACTGTGGCAGAGCACTGT TTTCAGAGAGAGCCCTATCCGAACAACTCAGCTGTGCTAACTTTGGACGAGCCTTATGAAATGCACCCTCTGGACAGAATGccagagaggaggagagatgtCCTCGCCCCATTCATTCCCCCTTTCCCGCTGGAGAGAGCACCTAAGCCTGAACCTATGAGGCACTGTTTTCATAAGCCTGATCTTCCAAATGGTCCTGTTTTTGTGAGCGGACCAAAAGAAAGCCTTGAAAGAAATGGCAACGGTCTAAGACTGCCACCTCGGTCACAGGTGCACTTACAAAACAGGAATGTGAATCCACAGGACCACGTGCTTCCTTCCATCGAGAATCCTCTTCCGGTGGAGATCAAACGCCCAAACAGTGGCCATATAGAGCACCTTACTAAGAGGATGTCTGGAGCTTTCACCTTTCGCTCAGTAACACCACACCGCCAGGTGCACCATGATCTTCCAAGTCGTACTTTTCAGGAACCTGTTGGTCAAGACCACATATCCAAAAGACGGCGTTTGGCATACCACGAGCCAACTTTAGTGGAAAAACCCTTGTCTCCTAACGGACCTCCTTTGAGCACTCACCCAGGAACTCGGTATGCCCGGCCTTTTGTCCAGAGTGGTCCCCATGTCCGTAGGCCATTTGTTTCCCCAACTGAGGCGCGTCGTATCGCACAACACGAGCCAAGCATTGGCCGTGACTCTTTTAGCACTACCGCTCGCTTTGATCGCGAGCAACACACACTCGCACATCCAGGATCGATCAAAGCTTACGATGGCCAGCAATCTTCCTACAATCATCTTGTTAACACCCAGGCCGCGTATGATAGATCTCCAGTTCAGGCTCGTACCGCGTCTGACACGAGATATACCGCAGCCGGCAGTAACGGCTATGATAGGAATTTGCAGCCCTATTTGTCAGACTTACCAGAGCACCGTGTATCTCACAACATTAAGGTACATGATGACGCTGAAATGAGAACACTAGCGACGACGGGTACTTGGTTAGAGCCTGTATGGCGGGGCAACCATCCCATGCTCCCCAAACCGGGAGAGGAAAACCACAGAACTCATGCCGATGGATTTTTCCGTGCTGTTGGCCATGGGGATCCTGGAACATCGGGCTATAGGCCGGCCCGTCCGCATTATTCCAGGCACATGGTGCAAAACCTATCCCAACCAGTTAATGCCAGGCTACACGATGTTCAGCGTTGGCGTGTCCCTTCAGACAACCTAGCATCAATGTCGCCTCGCGGTCGACCTCACATCGACTTCCTGGGTAAAACACCTCCACGGCAAGATCCAGCGATCAGCAGTCAAGTTCCAGGACACGAGGACGGCAGGCGGATCAAGACGCCGCCCTCTTTTTATCAGGATCGAAGACAACCCAAGAACACCGTTGTCCCTTCACGGTATGACCAAAACAAGAACCCAATTCTCATAGGCACTTAA
- a CDS encoding uncharacterized protein (transcript_id=CADANIAT00001218), which produces MAICKLYLRCQPRNVSFWNEGRAPITVTIAITNQPKEPKDFPPATDHGNSPKEQASWCRKPGTATFCSSRCRPRAGGQQQITSKRSHALEMEELGSGKVRLFQMTWDEAFESNCPQLFDMWFLQCSVLGVHATFSQ; this is translated from the exons ATGGCTATATGCAAGCTATATTTGAGATGCCAGCCTAGGAATGTTTCGTTTTGGAATGAAGGTCGTGCTCCAATCACTGTCACAATCGCGATCACAAACCAACCTAAGGAACCTAAGGATTTCCCACCTGCCACTGACCATGGAAATAGCCCCAAGGAGCAGGCTTCTTGGTGCAGGAAGCCTGGCACAGCGACATTCTGCTCCTCTAGGTGCCGTCCTAGAGCCGGTGGACAACAGCAGATAACCAG CAAACGATCGCATGCACTTGAaatggaagagctggggaGCGGCAAGGTTAGGCTCTTCCAGATGACATGGGATGAGGCATTTGAGAGTAACTGCCCTCAACTTTTTGATATGTGGTTCTTGCAGTGTTCAGTATTGGGCGTGCATGCAACATTCTCGCAGTAA
- a CDS encoding copper metallochaperone ATX1 (transcript_id=CADANIAT00001216): protein MSDQEHHYKFNVSMSCGGCSGAVERVLKKLDGVKSFDVNLDSQTASVVTDASVPYETVLATIKKTGKTVNAGEADGEAKDV, encoded by the exons ATGTCTGACCAGGAGCACCATTACAAATTTAACGTGAGCATGAGCTGCGGCGGCTGCTCCGGTGCCGTCGAGCGCGTCCTCAAGAAGCTAGATG GCGTTAAGTCATTTGACGTGAACCTCGATTCTCAGACAGCAAGCGTTGTCACCGATGCCTCTGTGCCGTACGAGACGGTTCTCGCGACAATCAAGAAGACTGGGAAGACCGTGAATGCCGGAGAAGCTGACGGCGAGGCCAAGGATGTTTGA
- a CDS encoding uncharacterized protein (transcript_id=CADANIAT00001215): MDENVPKLLHYGHLGKPVYHPETRSWEFLRTLVRLSHTITAASRACNTLVSTLLDFGRAVDFDIDSSGRRAVPIVAFASGECGNTISLRTIAHETVELEQVTPTQLRVPTIGDYDHIEWHVGGAPIRQICFSNAPEERATFMAVRFSSTFVFRPLYRRTPVSVPIQRANNDVVLDHQVSRLDPNFLLEISTSHTGGAPHADVKFNPWNPSQLAIVDEDGNWGVWELHNQHKRNKDNWVASRVISGTLPWAGIEDQNTGAHARHDGWLAIEWAVNGNHLIVCDRRCSMLYRMDENRAYPCSMELSFNRPSEWILSIRRSTRNPSHVFILTTSQLVWFEVIPASIPVDDDIGLSLSSRLSWRHFRDSDDTTLQLASLTVNADFTEDFYLVLFSKLSHFVLAFYCSEPPEYMRDSATALDPFILHVPTTSVHTEDFEALSIDAHFSTLVFKEITPTAMDYQHLDCGLSFVKVFAVDSSLRVQESLYSRPSTSSLETEHLHASDVLRVRNLRHAGLQKKVIHSRSGFIVDELDEPVRGVKLVSDLGIGSIAQLADPQFTLDYTHIYTIAIGDQNMLPQDGQITTECSFQSLIQEMVQKIAGHVPFQVPTCQTVLETLRKSPTLDDIDQNAQDLAAFVSQAESDRSVLGNRARFLIQPYDSFGARSTQQEKPIGASKLNLIAIYDRLVNHWLTDLPSDVPGRARITKEKAIRQLVADIVLSQIISVPQKEAAESTTKKDVTWSAFSSSGLNTLSRLNDEKSSYGALLSSADESVLSPADTAAAQSSTLGDSVLPERQTDQRPTFKVLSSYTRYDKTGPTSRSAERILDHWQPGLDPASYLLASEGSQLAAKNKVSKGKSRKNVSQTLKKISHDSPMPPLVSSPVPAVRGAWGSQPETGQPPIIRFQGSQPTEDVPMTQIERGVFGSREASRKSGMKAKKKKRAAGF; encoded by the exons CTTGACTTTGGACGTGCAGTGGATTTTGATATTGACTCGTCGGGACGCCGGGCGGTCCCTATCGTGGCATTTGCGTCTGGAGAATGCGGCAATACTATTTCCTTACGGACAATAGCCCACGAAACGGTAGAACTAGAGCAAGTAACGCCGACTCAGTTGCGTGTTCCAACGATTGGAGATTATGATCATATTGAATGGCACGTGGGTGGAGCCCCTATTCGACAAATCTGCTTTTCCAATGCCCCAGAGGAGAGAGCTACGTTTATGGCGGTTCGCTTCTCCTCTACGTTCGTCTTCAGGCCACTCTATCGCAGAACCCCCGTCTCAGTTCCCATTCAGCGAGCCAACAATGATGTGGTTCTTGATCATCAGGTTTCTCGACTCGATCCCAATTTCTTGTTGGAGATATCAACGTCGCACACTGGAGGCGCCCCTCACGCAGACGTGAAATTCAATCCCTGGAACCCAAGCCAGCTTGCTATCGTCGATGAGGATGGTAACTGGGGTGTTTGGGAGTTACACAATCAGCACAAGCGTAACAAGGACAACTGGGTCGCCTCACGTGTGATATCGGGTACTCTTCCATGGGCTGGTATTGAAGATCAAAACACAGGAGCACATGCCCGACATGACGGATGGCTAGCTATTGAATGGGCTGTGAATGGGAATCATCTTATTGTCTGTGACAGAAGATGCTCCATGCTCTACCGAATGGACGAGAACCGGGCGTATCCCTGTTCGATGGAGCTCAGCTTCAATAGGCCATCCGAATGGATCCTAAGTATCAGAAGGAGTACCCGTAATCCATCGCACGTATTCATTCTCACGACTTCCCAACTCGTCTGGTTTGAGGTTATACCAGCTTCGATTCccgtcgatgatgatataGGGCTCTCACTATCTTCGCGTCTCTCCTGGCGTCATTTTCGCGATTCAGACGACACGACGCTACAGTTGGCTTCATTGACAGTAAATGCTG ACTTTACCGAAGATTTCTACCTAGTGTTGTTTTCTAAGCTCAGTCACTTTGTGCTAGCTTTTTATTGCTCTGAGCCACCTGAGTATATGCGTGATTCAGCAACTGCTCTTGATCCATTCATTCTACATGTCCCAACCACATCCGTCCATACAGAAGATTTTGAGGCTCTTTCGATCGACGCGCACTTCTCCACACTTGTCTTCAAAGAAATCACTCCCACAGCTATGGATTATCAGCATTTGGACTGCGGCTTGAGTTTCGTCAAGGTCTTTGCAGTAGATTCAAGCCTTCGTGTTCAGGAATCATTGTACTCAAGGCCTTCGACTAGTAGTCTTGAAACCGAGCATTTGCATGCTAGCGACGTTTTACGAGTCAGAAATCTCCGCCATGCTGGActgcagaagaaggtgaTACACTCTAGGAGTGGGTTTATAGTTGATGAACTGGACGAACCCGTGCGTGGTGTTAAATTGGTCTCAGACCTTGGAATTGGCAGTATAGCCCAGTTGGCAGACCCACAATTCACGCTTGATTACACACATATTTACACGATAGCGATTGGAGATCAGAACATGCTGCCGCAGGACGGTCAAATTACTACGGAGTGCAGTTTCCAGAGTCTGATTCAGGAAATGGTACAGAAAATCGCTGGTCATGTTCCCTTCCAAGTTCCTACTTGCCAGACAGT GCTTGAAACGTTGCGGAAGTCACCTACACTAGATGATATCGACCAGAACGCTCAAGATTTAGCTGCCTTTGTCTCTCAAGCTGAGTCGGACCGTTCAGTGCTCGGGAATCGAGCCAGGTTCCTTATACAGCCATACGATTCGTTCGGTGCGCGGTCAACCCAGCAAGAAAAACCAATTGGGGCTTCGAAGTTGAACTTGATTGCTATATATGATCGGCTGGTTAATCATTGGCTCACCGACTTGCCTTCTGACGTACCCGGACGAGCTAGGATCACAAAAGAGAAGGCTATTCGGCAGCTTGTGGCCGATATTGTGCTTTCCCAGATTATCTCGGTACCTCAAAAAGAAGCGGCTGAGTCTACCACGAAAAAAGATGTGACCTGGTCCGCTTTTTCTAGCAGTGGCCTGAACACCCTATCGAGACTCAACGATGAGAAATCCTCTTATGGGGCACTGTTGAGTTCCGCTGACGAGAGCGTCCTGTCGCCGGCAGATACCGCAGCCGCGCAAAGCTCTACGCTAGGGGACTCGGTATTACCCGAGCGCCAGACGGACCAGCGGCCAACCTTCAAAGTATTATCATCCTACACAAGATATGACAAAACAGGACCGACTTCTCGAAGTGCGGAACGCATACTCGACCATTGGCAACCGGGACTCGATCCGGCCTCATATCTACTAGCATCCGAAGGGTCACAACTGGCTGCCAAGAACAAGGTTTCAAAGGGTAAATCGCGGAAAAATGTGTCACAGACTCTAAAGAAAATCAGTCATGATTCTCCTATGCCGCCTCTCGTTTCTTCCCCTGTACCTGCTGTTAGAGGAGCCTGGGGTAGCCAGCCGGAAACAGGCCAGCCGCCCATAATACGTTTCCAAGGCAGCCAGCCTACAGAGGATGTTCCTATGACTCAAATCGAGCGGGGGGTGTTTGGGAGTCGTGAGGCAAGCAGAAAAAGTGggatgaaggcgaagaagaagaaacgagCAGCAGGGTTTTAA
- a CDS encoding RING finger and CHY zinc finger domain-containing protein (transcript_id=CADANIAT00001219), with translation MTEKYNSCQGCSGRRLLPIPSPTPSFQAPEGAQTPNRWSGQSFDQPSISSASTAISALQDIFKNLSAEDIKPTFHPRIETQLPVDDADDADAEEFEELCLGCPHYQRNVKLQCFECKKWYTCRFCHDEVEDHNLNRPKTENMLCMLCGHAQPAAQYCKWCGGLAAQYYCVECKLWDNDASKSIYHCNDCGICRIGKGIGKDFFHCKTCSVCLPISIETTHKCIERSTQCDCPICGDYMFTSPETVVFMRCGHSIHQRCLSEYSKSSYRCPICSKTITNMEATFRNLDRAIQSQPMPADFKDIKAIITCNDCGTKSIVKYHWLGLRCDMCESYNTTQLSVLQGNPPGSSEHDLEHESSPISRLRSSSHGMDDSALPPLARSQADPSSAPGAGPHPQFNLSRSTNPSGQFSSYNLTRSRAVSPVISNYFGIPPERQSQRSTSTSFFSSRLSQNDVNDGEGELTIWGTRFKYRYGFLGRGTDPGDDDEEGEELSDSSESDDKDDEEDEEDDEDEDDEGIDIFGHR, from the exons ATGACAGAAAAGTACAACTCATGCCAAGGTTGCTCCGGACGCCGACTCCTACCGATTCCGTCTCCAACCCCTTCTTTTCAGGCCCCTGAAGGTGCACAAACTCCAAATCGCTGGAGCGGTCAGTCCTTCGATCAACCATCCATATCCTCGGCTTCTACAGCCATTTCCGCTTTACAAGACATATTCAAGAACCTGAGTGCAGAAGATATAAAACCAACTTTTCACCCCCGAATAGAAACTCAGCTGCCCGTGGACGATGCCGATGACGCGGATGCTGAAGAGTTCGAAGAGCTATGTCTCGGGTGCCCGCATTATCAAAGAAACGTCAAACTCCAGTGTTTCGAATGCAAGAAGTGGTACACTTGTCGATTTTGCCATGACGAGGTTGAAGACCATAATCTTAATCGCCCCAAAACAGAGAACATGCTATGTATGCTATGCGGCCATGCCCAGCCAGCCGCCCAATACTGTAAGTGGTGCGGCGGACTAGCAGCGCAATATTATTGTGTCGAGTGCAAACTCTGGGACAATGATGCTAGTAAAAGCATATATCATTGCAACGACTGTGGCATTTGCCGTATCGGCAAGGGTATAGGTAAAGACTTTTTTCATTGCAAG ACTTGCAGTGTCTGTCTCCCTATATCAATCGAAACAACACATAAGTGTATCGAGCGTTCGACTCAGTGCGATTGTCCAATATGCGGGGATTATATGTTCACTTCACCAGAGACAGTTGTGTTCATGCGGTGCGGTCACAGCATTCACCAGCGGTGTCTTTCTGAATATTCCAAATCATCTTACCGCTGTCCAATATGTAGCAAGACCATAACAAATATGGAGGCTACATTCCGAAATTTGGATAGGGCCATTCAAAGCCAACCGATGCCAGCTGACTTCAAAGATATCAAAGCTATTATAACCTGCAATGACTGTGGCACTAAATCGATTGTCAAATATCACTGGCTGGGCCTAAGATGTGATAT GTGTGAATCATACAATACCACTCAGCTTAGTGTCCTTCAAGGGAATCCTCCAGGTTCTTCAGAGCACGACCTTGAACATGAAAGTTCTCCAATTTCCAGATTAAGGTCGTCTTCCCACGGTATGGATGACTCGGCGCTTCCACCTCTGGCGCGATCGCAAGCCGATCCCAGTTCAGCGCCGGGGGCAGGCCCACATCCGCAATTCAACTTATCGAGATCTACCAATCCATCCGGGCAATTTTCTTCATATAACCTTACTCGCAGCCGTGCAGTCTCACCTGTAATCAGCAATTACTTCGGCATACCGCCGGAGCGCCAGTCACAAAGGTCTACCTCGACATCTTTCTTTAGCAGCCGGCTGAGCCAAAATGATGTGAATGACGGTGAGGGCGAGCTTACCATCTGGGGCACCAGGTTCAAGTATAGATATGGATTCCTCGGCAGGGGAACAGATCCAggtgacgacgatgaggagggggaggagcTATCCGACTCCAGCGAATCAGACGATaaagatgacgaggaagatgaagaggacgatgaggatgaagacgacgaaggtATCGATATATTCGGACATCGATAA
- a CDS encoding SKI complex subunit WD repeat protein SKI8 (transcript_id=CADANIAT00001220): MNSKQYLSYGSADNTHPTDIFALAVTEKQILSASGSNALQVHSTTNPDFPLVQTLEAHKAGCHHVVTDAKGSRAVSVGFGGEVVIWESHEGTWSKTKDVVLADIWAVALSADGQYLAGTTQDGHVKVWDMNANEEEIRDHETKGSFGTCIDLSPDGRFIASGHENGSVYIFSTETGRMPFSLSGLVKPVRSVAFSPGGKFLAAAGDSRVIVLYDTTSGEQVASLTGHAAWILSLSWSNTGEYLLSGSFDGKVKVWSIDTRNCVATHSETERAIWSVIWLPKIGKSEGFATAGANRSISFYREATGG, encoded by the exons ATGAAT TCGAAGCAATACCTTTCATACGGCTCTGCAGACAATA CTCATCCCACTGATATATTTGCTTTGGCTGTGACCGAAAAGCAGATTTTGTCAGCATCAGGGTCCAATGCTCTCCAGGTTCATTCGACGACCAACCCTGATTTTCCCTTAGTCCAAACCCTTGAAGCCCATAAGGCCGGATGCCATCATGTGGTGACCGATGCAAAAGGATCAAGGGCCGTCAGTGTTGGCTTTGGGGGTGAGGTCGTAATTTGGGAGTCTCATGAGGGGACGTGGTCTAAGACAAAGGATGTTGTGCTTGCGGATATCTGGGCCGTTGCCCTCTCTGCCGACGGCCAGTACTTAGCCGGTACCACGCAGGATGGTCACGTCAAGGTCTGGGACATGAACGCaaacgaggaagaaataCGTGATCACGAAACAAAGGGCAGTTTTGGAACCTGCATAGACTTG TCACCGGACGGGCGATTCATTGCCAGCGGCCATGAGAATGGCAGCGTATACATTTTCAGTACAGAAACGGGACGCATGCCATTTAGTCTATCAG GTCTGGTAAAACCGGTACGGTCCGTTGCCTTTTCCCCTGGTGGGAAATTCCTCGCTGCGGCTGGGGACTCTAGAGTGATTGTGCTATACGATACAACCTCTGGCGAGCAGGTGGCAAGCCTTACCGGTCATGCTGCATGGATTCTATCACTCTCCTGGAGCAATACTGGAGAATATCTCCTAAGCGG ATCATTCGACGGCAAAGTCAAAGTTTGGTCAATTGATACGAGGAACTGTGTTGCAACCCATTCCGAAACCGAAAGAGCCATTTGGAGCGTGATATGGTTGCCTAAGATCGGAAAGTCAGAGGGATTTGCTACGGCTGGTGCCAATAGAAGCATATCTTTCTACAGGGAAGCCACAGGAGGTTGA